One genomic segment of Intestinimonas butyriciproducens includes these proteins:
- a CDS encoding phage portal protein encodes MAKPNILDRAIATVAPVHAAKRAAARQALSIINSGYGNYGANVTKKSMRGWEYFGGSAKEDIEDNINVLRQRSRDAYMGVPAATAALKTMRTNVVAGGLTPAPQIDGAYLKLTDEQTGALREQIVREFALWADTPICDADRVDNFYKLQRLAFLSYCMNGDAIALLPMKHQTGQPYDLRVRLVEADRVCSPNGFDRLSPCEVQGHKVTSIVQGVETDADGMVVAYWICNRHPLSNFGTVRPEEMRWQRVEAYGAETGRRNVLHIIDRERIGQRRGVPMLAPVLEAIKQLGRYTDAEIMAAVISSMFTVFVQSETATDARPFGEMLPQEQQVDSADTSSIELGPAAIIGLNPGETVNFADPKHPNAGYDAFTNAMLKQIGAALEIPLEVMMKQFTTSYSAARGALNEFWRTCQMQRDGFVDDFCRPIYEEWFAEAVARGRINAPGFFDDPAIRKAYTECVWNGPARTNLNPVQEVNAAVQRVDAGFSTAEEEAAQMTGGSYSANIKQRKIEAAQKREVDEITKPQIKTGGNGDA; translated from the coding sequence ATGGCAAAACCGAATATCCTTGACAGGGCCATCGCTACCGTTGCGCCGGTACACGCGGCAAAGAGAGCTGCCGCCCGGCAGGCTCTATCCATCATCAACAGCGGCTACGGCAATTACGGTGCCAATGTGACCAAAAAGAGTATGCGCGGCTGGGAGTATTTCGGCGGCAGCGCAAAAGAGGACATCGAGGACAACATCAATGTCCTGCGGCAGAGAAGCAGGGATGCTTATATGGGCGTTCCCGCCGCAACGGCAGCCCTGAAAACCATGCGCACCAATGTTGTAGCCGGTGGCTTGACCCCTGCGCCGCAGATCGACGGCGCGTATTTGAAGCTGACCGACGAACAGACGGGCGCACTGCGGGAGCAGATCGTGCGGGAATTTGCCCTGTGGGCTGATACGCCGATCTGCGATGCCGACCGGGTGGATAACTTCTACAAGCTGCAGCGGCTCGCGTTTTTGAGCTATTGCATGAACGGTGACGCAATCGCGCTGCTGCCCATGAAGCATCAGACCGGGCAGCCATACGATCTGCGGGTACGGCTGGTGGAGGCTGACCGGGTATGCAGCCCGAACGGCTTTGACAGGCTTTCCCCCTGCGAAGTGCAGGGGCATAAGGTCACAAGCATTGTGCAGGGCGTTGAAACAGACGCGGACGGCATGGTGGTCGCCTACTGGATTTGCAACCGGCATCCGCTCTCCAATTTCGGGACGGTGCGCCCGGAGGAAATGCGCTGGCAGCGGGTGGAGGCATACGGCGCGGAGACAGGGCGGCGAAATGTGCTGCACATCATCGACCGGGAGCGCATCGGGCAGCGCCGGGGCGTGCCCATGCTGGCCCCCGTGCTGGAAGCCATCAAGCAGCTTGGGCGCTACACGGACGCGGAGATCATGGCGGCGGTTATCAGCTCCATGTTTACCGTGTTCGTACAGTCGGAAACTGCAACGGACGCAAGGCCGTTCGGTGAAATGCTGCCGCAGGAACAGCAGGTAGACAGCGCGGATACCAGCAGCATTGAGCTGGGGCCTGCGGCTATTATCGGGCTGAACCCCGGCGAAACCGTCAATTTCGCAGACCCCAAGCACCCCAATGCCGGTTATGACGCTTTCACCAATGCCATGTTGAAGCAGATCGGCGCGGCTCTGGAAATTCCGCTGGAAGTGATGATGAAGCAGTTCACGACCTCTTACAGCGCGGCGCGGGGCGCGCTCAACGAGTTTTGGCGCACCTGCCAGATGCAGCGTGACGGATTCGTGGACGATTTCTGCCGCCCGATCTATGAGGAATGGTTTGCCGAGGCCGTGGCGCGCGGGCGCATCAACGCCCCCGGATTCTTTGACGACCCGGCAATCCGCAAGGCATATACGGAATGTGTCTGGAACGGCCCTGCCCGCACCAATCTGAACCCGGTGCAGGAGGTCAACGCGGCGGTGCAGCGGGTGGACGCCGGTTTCTCCACGGCGGAGGAAGAAGCCGCCCAAATGACCGGCGGCAGTTACAGCGCCAATATCAAACAGCGGAAGATCGAGGCCGCCCAAAAGCGGGAGGTTGACGAGATCACAAAACCGCAGATCAAGACGGGAGGAAATGGCGATGCCTAA
- a CDS encoding DUF6148 family protein, producing MAIFTKELCQQKLNTWLAAEESVATGQSYQIGTRMLTRANLKEIREEMEYWGKKLAEAEAEEKAGGRNRLFHFCPRDV from the coding sequence ATGGCTATTTTCACAAAGGAGCTTTGCCAGCAGAAGTTAAACACTTGGCTTGCCGCCGAGGAAAGCGTGGCAACCGGGCAGAGCTACCAAATCGGCACCCGTATGCTGACGAGGGCGAACCTCAAAGAGATACGGGAGGAAATGGAATACTGGGGCAAGAAGCTGGCAGAAGCGGAGGCCGAAGAAAAAGCGGGTGGCAGAAACCGCCTGTTTCACTTCTGCCCCCGTGATGTGTAA
- a CDS encoding phage terminase large subunit family protein produces MPSRNSTVDIPESTLEMLARCVAVLKPPPELTLSQWADRYRMLSAESSAEPGRWHTDKAPYQREIMDAIGDPHVRKVVIMSAAQIGKTDAFILNTIGYYMDYAPAPMLVMQPTLDMGQTFSKDRLAPMLRDTPELRDKVDTKSRYSGNTILKKNFPGGHITIVGANSATGLASRPIKVLLADEVDRYPTSAGTEGDPLSLAQKRQTTFWDKKTVMVSTPVIKGHSRIETEFNQSTREEWNVPCPECGHYQPLVWGGVKFDKDDLSAPVEYACERCGVLSSEYAWKKASKRGRFVAENPTAEARGFHLNTLASTFCGWNEIVQKFAVAHEQLEQGNPEGMKVWVNTELGETWEEQGEQLEDGDLFQRREIYEAEVPDDVLVLTAGVDVQDDRFEVEVVGWGIGKESWGIRYQKIYGDLLKEQVWNDLDAFLLSAFYKKDGTPMRILACCVDSGGHHANAVYSFCKERYDRRVLAIKGKGGADVPYIRDPSTNNRVKAPLFILGVDAGKALLYKRLAHKTKGPNYCHFPAAEEAGYDELYFRGLTSEKLVTRFRKGRMTTMWVLKDEKYKRNEPLDLRNYATAALEIANPVQLRQEAAAPPKQRQGRRRLNGGIG; encoded by the coding sequence ATGCCAAGCCGGAACAGCACCGTTGACATCCCGGAAAGCACGCTGGAAATGCTGGCCCGATGTGTGGCGGTGTTGAAACCGCCGCCGGAGCTGACGCTTTCCCAGTGGGCAGACCGATACAGGATGCTATCGGCGGAGAGCAGCGCGGAGCCGGGACGCTGGCACACAGACAAAGCCCCGTATCAGAGGGAGATCATGGATGCCATCGGCGACCCCCATGTGCGCAAGGTGGTTATCATGTCCGCTGCGCAGATCGGCAAAACGGATGCCTTTATCCTGAACACCATCGGCTACTACATGGATTACGCCCCCGCCCCGATGCTGGTCATGCAGCCGACATTGGACATGGGGCAGACCTTTTCCAAAGACCGCCTTGCACCTATGCTGCGGGACACGCCGGAGCTGCGGGATAAGGTCGATACCAAAAGCCGATACTCCGGGAACACGATCTTGAAAAAGAATTTCCCCGGCGGGCACATCACCATCGTAGGCGCAAACAGTGCTACCGGCCTTGCCAGCCGCCCGATCAAAGTTCTGCTGGCCGACGAGGTAGACCGATACCCCACCAGCGCCGGAACCGAGGGCGACCCTTTGAGCCTTGCCCAGAAGCGGCAGACGACCTTTTGGGACAAGAAAACCGTTATGGTCAGCACCCCGGTTATCAAGGGACACAGCCGCATTGAAACAGAGTTCAATCAGTCCACGCGGGAGGAATGGAATGTACCGTGCCCAGAGTGCGGGCACTATCAGCCCCTTGTGTGGGGCGGGGTCAAGTTCGATAAAGACGATCTCTCCGCGCCGGTGGAATACGCCTGCGAGCGCTGCGGCGTTTTGAGCAGCGAATACGCATGGAAGAAAGCCAGCAAACGCGGGCGCTTCGTGGCGGAAAATCCGACGGCGGAGGCGCGGGGCTTCCACCTGAACACCCTTGCTTCCACCTTTTGCGGGTGGAACGAGATCGTGCAGAAGTTTGCCGTTGCCCATGAACAGCTTGAACAGGGAAACCCGGAGGGCATGAAAGTCTGGGTCAACACGGAGCTGGGCGAGACATGGGAGGAACAGGGCGAGCAGTTGGAGGACGGCGACCTGTTCCAGCGGCGGGAAATCTATGAGGCGGAAGTGCCGGACGATGTGCTGGTGCTGACAGCCGGTGTCGATGTGCAGGATGATCGCTTTGAGGTTGAAGTGGTCGGCTGGGGCATCGGCAAGGAGAGCTGGGGCATCCGCTATCAGAAGATATACGGCGACCTGCTGAAAGAACAGGTGTGGAACGACCTTGACGCTTTCTTGTTGAGCGCGTTCTACAAAAAAGACGGTACGCCCATGCGCATATTGGCCTGCTGCGTGGACAGCGGCGGCCACCATGCCAACGCGGTTTACTCGTTCTGCAAAGAGCGATATGACCGGCGCGTGCTTGCCATCAAGGGCAAGGGCGGCGCGGATGTTCCATACATCAGAGACCCGTCCACCAACAACCGGGTCAAGGCACCACTGTTCATCCTCGGCGTTGACGCGGGCAAGGCGCTGCTTTACAAGCGGCTTGCCCATAAGACCAAGGGGCCGAACTACTGCCATTTCCCGGCGGCGGAGGAAGCGGGATATGACGAGCTTTATTTCCGTGGACTGACCAGCGAAAAGCTGGTGACGCGATTCCGCAAGGGGCGCATGACGACCATGTGGGTGCTGAAAGACGAGAAATACAAGCGAAATGAACCCCTTGACCTGCGCAATTACGCCACGGCGGCCCTTGAAATCGCCAACCCCGTGCAGTTGAGACAGGAAGCCGCCGCCCCGCCCAAGCAGCGGCAGGGACGCAGACGATTGAACGGAGGAATCGGATAA
- the terS gene encoding phage terminase small subunit, whose protein sequence is MMPKRSEKRDTAKADYIARKARGEKVNLRELADALGVTYQTLRNWKAADKWDADLPKKKRGGQPGNKNSAGHKNAAGSHEGAPLGNKNAEKDGAYSTIFFDMLTDSEREIVQLTPTGSKEALEHELKIAKVREHRILEKIAQYEAEPEDTLHISSLLDMRVPGGRGDKKQDGANQNMGMYTKDSAFARSMKLQEALYKVQGRITKIADSLRALEESEKRMALERERLDIMRMRATGAFDVGGPEDETDEGVEVDAE, encoded by the coding sequence ATGATGCCGAAGCGGAGCGAGAAGCGCGACACCGCCAAGGCTGATTACATCGCCCGAAAGGCGCGGGGCGAGAAAGTGAACCTGCGCGAGCTGGCCGATGCGCTGGGCGTGACCTATCAGACCTTGCGGAATTGGAAAGCGGCTGACAAATGGGATGCCGACCTACCGAAGAAAAAGCGGGGCGGGCAGCCGGGCAACAAGAACAGCGCCGGTCATAAAAACGCGGCGGGCAGCCATGAGGGCGCGCCGCTGGGGAATAAGAACGCGGAAAAGGATGGAGCTTACAGCACCATCTTTTTTGATATGCTCACCGATTCGGAGAGGGAGATCGTACAGCTTACGCCCACCGGGAGCAAGGAAGCACTGGAACATGAGTTGAAAATCGCCAAGGTGCGGGAGCACCGCATATTGGAGAAGATCGCCCAGTATGAGGCGGAGCCGGAGGACACCCTGCACATCAGCAGCCTGCTTGATATGCGCGTGCCCGGCGGGCGCGGCGATAAGAAGCAGGACGGCGCAAATCAGAACATGGGCATGTATACCAAGGACAGCGCCTTTGCAAGAAGCATGAAACTGCAGGAGGCGCTTTACAAGGTGCAGGGGCGCATTACCAAGATTGCCGACAGCCTGCGTGCGCTGGAAGAGAGCGAAAAGCGCATGGCGTTGGAGCGGGAACGCCTCGACATTATGCGCATGAGGGCCACCGGCGCGTTCGATGTGGGAGGCCCGGAGGATGAAACGGACGAGGGCGTGGAGGTTGACGCGGAATGA
- a CDS encoding sigma factor-like helix-turn-helix DNA-binding protein yields MQRKDAKTIIMYYRSIPEMKRLLQQERRELEDEYCGLHGISMDGMPHGTSPGSPVESAVVRLAESGASDRIREIENRVQVLEDDQRHIQSALDAVNGRYKNILTMRYLNGYSWGGISARIGAPDSTVRHWDSKALIRFGKALEDAGETGEILGRATRARV; encoded by the coding sequence ATGCAGCGGAAAGACGCGAAAACGATCATCATGTACTACCGCAGCATCCCGGAAATGAAGCGGCTTTTGCAGCAGGAGCGCCGGGAGCTGGAGGACGAATACTGCGGCCTGCATGGTATCTCCATGGACGGGATGCCCCACGGCACATCGCCGGGCAGCCCGGTTGAAAGCGCGGTGGTCAGACTTGCGGAAAGCGGGGCCTCTGACCGCATCCGGGAGATCGAAAACCGGGTGCAGGTTTTGGAGGACGACCAGCGGCACATTCAGAGTGCCCTTGACGCTGTGAACGGTAGGTACAAGAACATCCTCACCATGCGCTATCTCAATGGGTACAGTTGGGGCGGAATTTCCGCCCGTATCGGCGCGCCGGACAGCACTGTGCGCCACTGGGACAGCAAGGCGCTGATTCGGTTCGGAAAAGCGCTGGAAGATGCGGGGGAAACCGGCGAGATTTTGGGCCGCGCGACGCGCGCGCGCGTTTAG
- a CDS encoding DUF1064 domain-containing protein, which produces MELSDLPPWARAQAEKQLARRAKGAGNSLSAAAKAAKATGREFDSRGEYEFYIGTIAPKMATGEIVKCEQHPRFVLFPEGEYDGIKLRAIRYTADFRLEYADGTVEIVEVKSKFVRRMQRDYHIRRRIFLEQVRPLGWKFREIITADSKEEDAQWRKLAKE; this is translated from the coding sequence ATGGAATTGTCCGATCTGCCGCCTTGGGCACGGGCGCAGGCGGAAAAGCAGCTTGCCCGGCGGGCGAAAGGAGCGGGAAACTCCCTCTCTGCTGCCGCGAAAGCCGCAAAGGCCACCGGGCGGGAGTTTGACAGCCGGGGCGAGTATGAATTTTACATAGGCACCATTGCGCCCAAAATGGCAACGGGTGAGATCGTGAAATGCGAGCAGCACCCGCGCTTTGTGCTGTTCCCGGAGGGCGAGTATGACGGGATAAAACTGCGCGCCATTCGCTACACGGCGGATTTCCGCTTGGAGTATGCCGACGGCACCGTGGAGATCGTGGAGGTCAAAAGCAAGTTCGTCCGGCGGATGCAGCGGGATTACCATATCCGGCGGCGGATTTTCTTGGAGCAGGTACGCCCGCTGGGCTGGAAGTTCCGGGAAATCATCACCGCAGACAGCAAGGAAGAAGATGCCCAGTGGCGGAAGCTGGCAAAGGAGTGA
- a CDS encoding rolling circle replication-associated protein codes for MSAKKHRASRRAKRKEATSLAMQTYNDNRAKRYCVQLVNANFTEQDYALTATYDDDHLPAPGDTERVDRDWTAYMRRVYRWCDKHGVERPLWLMATEYTTTDETGATYGRHHHHAIIQHTDGLSRDTLEELWRDTAGKTMGLCRCERLHFDHGSVEGLVQYINKNKRCARRWRQSRGLEKPKTPPPNDSKWSRKKLEEASTLYIDDREFWERKYPGYTLNRVETKVSNTGHRHTLVILRRAEFKTAADGAYRGRKNGRMNR; via the coding sequence GTGTCAGCGAAGAAACACCGGGCGAGCCGGAGGGCGAAGCGCAAGGAAGCCACTTCCCTTGCCATGCAGACCTACAACGACAACCGGGCAAAGCGCTATTGCGTCCAGCTTGTCAACGCCAACTTCACCGAACAGGACTATGCTCTGACGGCCACCTATGACGACGACCATCTGCCTGCGCCGGGAGACACCGAGCGGGTAGATCGGGACTGGACGGCATACATGAGGCGGGTCTACCGCTGGTGTGACAAGCACGGAGTTGAGCGCCCGTTGTGGCTGATGGCGACGGAATACACCACCACCGACGAAACGGGGGCTACCTACGGCCGCCACCACCACCACGCCATCATTCAGCACACCGACGGATTGAGCCGGGACACGCTGGAAGAATTGTGGCGAGACACCGCCGGAAAAACGATGGGGCTTTGCCGGTGCGAGCGGCTGCATTTCGACCACGGCAGCGTGGAGGGGCTTGTGCAGTACATCAACAAGAACAAGCGCTGCGCCCGCCGGTGGAGGCAGAGCCGAGGGCTTGAAAAGCCAAAGACACCGCCCCCTAACGACAGCAAGTGGAGCCGAAAAAAGCTGGAAGAAGCCAGCACCCTATACATCGACGACCGGGAATTTTGGGAGCGGAAATATCCGGGCTACACCCTGAACCGGGTGGAAACAAAGGTCAGCAACACCGGGCACCGGCATACGCTGGTGATCTTGCGCCGGGCAGAGTTCAAAACCGCCGCCGACGGCGCGTATCGGGGACGGAAGAATGGGAGGATGAACCGTTGA
- a CDS encoding DNA-methyltransferase, with translation MGNELADHIEGKRKEIKVELYHDNFQNFKRYNIPKAQLVIADIPYNIGADAYGSNPMWYNGGDNRNGESKLAKSAFFDGDGQFKIAEYMHFCNRLLKKEPKAPGTAPAMIVFCAYEQMQTVTEYGKQYGFKNSYPLFFCKNYSAQVLKANMRIVGATEFAVVLYRDKLPKFRNGAQRDDKGKIIRGTGHMVFNWFPWERDGKEYPKIHPTQKPVGLLKKLIEIFTDPGDVVIDPVAGSGSTLRAAYECGRNAYGFERSKEFFVEATAKMLPHKEEHNGYSESD, from the coding sequence ATGGGGAATGAGCTGGCAGATCACATCGAGGGCAAGCGCAAAGAGATAAAGGTCGAGCTGTACCACGATAATTTCCAGAATTTCAAGAGATATAACATTCCCAAAGCCCAGCTTGTGATTGCTGATATTCCGTACAACATCGGAGCCGATGCTTATGGGAGCAATCCGATGTGGTATAACGGCGGCGACAACAGGAACGGGGAAAGCAAATTGGCAAAATCGGCTTTCTTTGACGGTGATGGGCAATTCAAAATCGCAGAGTATATGCACTTTTGCAACCGCCTGTTGAAAAAAGAGCCGAAAGCGCCCGGAACAGCACCGGCCATGATCGTATTCTGTGCCTATGAGCAGATGCAGACTGTAACAGAATACGGGAAACAGTATGGATTCAAAAATTCCTACCCTCTGTTCTTCTGCAAAAACTATTCCGCGCAAGTCCTGAAAGCCAATATGCGTATCGTGGGAGCAACAGAGTTCGCGGTGGTGCTTTATCGGGACAAGCTGCCAAAGTTTCGCAATGGCGCGCAGAGGGACGATAAAGGAAAGATCATTCGCGGGACTGGTCACATGGTATTTAACTGGTTCCCGTGGGAGCGGGACGGAAAAGAGTACCCCAAAATTCATCCCACGCAAAAGCCGGTTGGGCTGCTGAAAAAACTGATTGAGATTTTCACAGACCCCGGCGATGTCGTGATCGACCCAGTGGCTGGTAGTGGTTCGACCTTGCGCGCTGCTTATGAGTGCGGGCGAAACGCCTATGGCTTTGAGCGATCAAAGGAATTTTTTGTGGAAGCGACAGCAAAAATGCTGCCACATAAGGAGGAACACAATGGATATTCAGAGAGCGATTGA
- a CDS encoding dUTP diphosphatase yields the protein MEIKINTHGNPLPESHGEWVDLATAEDVELGFLDFKIISLGVSMELPKGYYAHVVPRSSTFKKWGIIQANSMGVIENDYCGDGDIWGLPALCLRKEGVKIPKGTRICQFRIVEKAAAVEFAPVETLGNRDRGGYGSTGD from the coding sequence ATGGAAATCAAGATCAATACGCACGGGAACCCACTGCCGGAAAGTCACGGCGAATGGGTAGACCTTGCCACGGCGGAGGATGTGGAGCTGGGCTTTCTCGACTTCAAGATCATTTCGCTTGGCGTGTCGATGGAGCTGCCGAAAGGCTACTATGCCCATGTCGTCCCGCGCAGCTCTACCTTTAAGAAGTGGGGCATTATTCAGGCAAACAGCATGGGCGTGATCGAAAACGACTACTGCGGCGACGGCGACATTTGGGGCCTCCCCGCCCTGTGCCTGCGCAAAGAGGGCGTGAAGATTCCCAAAGGCACGCGCATCTGTCAATTCCGCATCGTGGAGAAAGCGGCGGCTGTTGAGTTTGCGCCGGTGGAAACGCTGGGCAATCGTGATCGCGGCGGCTACGGCAGCACGGGGGATTGA